Proteins encoded in a region of the Zea mays cultivar B73 chromosome 4, Zm-B73-REFERENCE-NAM-5.0, whole genome shotgun sequence genome:
- the LOC103653689 gene encoding pentatricopeptide repeat-containing protein At5g65560 — protein METTRALTPAPMKKVAETAMTRADIEAGPSVPTGVEPAVTEQIAEQESPDTAELSPLPEPYDPLADPVMKEALDEVQSNCTSAHEIPNNCDGAVPASLILDVQTNPPGGPVVIVTAASTTSSSISGIPRNVSTPPMASPPPSPSPAALIAHLAAVLSSPDWRFHPSLPQLPALLAPSLPRTLLVPLPLRLAAAVARAAAPSRHLLDISLPVVLRLHALSPPPLRPFFDRPFRSLLTHFSRYALTPLMLRLFAHMYRHAPPAPTGATYNALIRALCRRADLRHAQRYLSLMVRSGWRPDAFTFNSLILGYCRTQQLEVAHDLFCKMPFRGFSQDAVSYAALIEGFCEAGRIDEALELFREMTQPDMYTHAALVKGLCDAGRGEEGLCMLQKMKELGWRPTTRAYAALVDLWCREQKAEEAEKILNEMFDSGLMPCVVTCTIVVNAYCREGRMSGAVRVFESMRFKGCEPNVWTYNAIVQGFCNAGKVYKAMALLDQMRECGVEPDVVTYNLLIRGQCIDGHIGSAFRLLRLMEGNGLAADQYTYNVLIDALCKTGKVDEACSLFDGLEYRGIRPNSVTFNTVINGLCKAGKFDVACTFLENMISAGYAPDTYTYSPFIENLCKTKGSQEGLFFIDEMLQKDVKPSTVNYTIVINRLFNERNYGLATRIWGQMVSQGCSPDVVTYTTSVRAYCNEGRLDEAENVVTEMKKCRTIVDAMAYNTLIDGHTSIGQTDRAVTILKHMTGVASMPNHFTFFILLRHLLQRRLAEHVPLKATSVWKTIELADVFELFELMKKNSVPSSARTYLSILEGFSEERRLDEVTSLVSLMKEENLPLNEDIYNALVNCFCKLRMYSDAWALLCSMIGHGFLPNLIFYQYLLSGLTAEGQADRAKEIFRSSRWKEYNTDEIVWKVIIDGFIRKGHADMCHDMISMLEQMKCKPSDETYAMLTEELPTRE, from the coding sequence GAAGTCCAGTCGAACTGCACGTCTGCACATGAGATCCCCAACAATTGTGACGGCGCCGTGCCGGCGTCGCTAATTCTCGACGTGCAAACGAATCCCCCCGGTGGCCCGGTCGTCATCGTCACCGCCGCTTCCACCACCAGCTCATCCATCTCCGGCATTCCCCGCAACGTCTCCACCCCCCCCATGGCATCCCCTCCGCCCTCTCCATCTCCCGCCGCGCTCATCGCGCATCTCGCCGCTGTGCTCTCCTCCCCGGACTGGCGCTTCCACCCCTCGCTCCCGCAACTCCCTGCCCTCCTCGCGCCGTCCCTACCCCGCACACTCCTCGTCCCGTTGCCGCTCCGCCTCGCGGCCGCAGtcgcccgcgccgccgcgccgtcccGCCACCTCCTCGACATCTCACTCCCGGTCGTGCTCCGCCTCCACGCCCTCTCCCCGCCGCCGCTCCGTCCATTCTTCGACCGTCCCTTCCGCTCCCTCCTCACCCACTTCTCCCGCTACGCGCTGACGCCGCTCATGCTCCGGCTGTTCGCCCACATGTACCGCCACGCCCCGCCTGCACCCACGGGTGCTACCTACAATGCACTCATCCGTGCCCTCTGCCGCCGCGCCGATCTCCGCCACGCCCAACGGTACCTCAGCCTCATGGTCCGCTCCGGTTGGCGCCCCGACGCTTTCACGTTCAACTCTTTGATATTGGGTTACTGTCGCACGCAGCAGCTGGAAGTGGCCCATGACTTGTTCTGCAAAATGCCGTTCAGAGGATTCTCACAAGATGCGGTTTCTTACGCTGCTCTGATCGAAGGATTTTGTGAGGCAGGCAGGATCGATGAGGCACTGGAGTTGTTCAGGGAAATGACGCAACCAGACATGTACACACACGCGGCCTTGGTAAAGGGGCTGTGTGATGCCGGAAGAGGAGAGGAGGGTCTATGTATGCTGCAGAAGATGAAGGAGCTGGGATGGAGGCCAACCACTCGTGCATATGCAGCACTGGTCGATTTATGGTGTAGGGAGCAGAAGGCTGAAGAGGCTGAGAAAATACTGAATGAGATGTTTGACAGTGGGTTGATGCCTTGTGTTGTAACATGCACAATTGTCGTGAATGCCTACTGCAGGGAGGGGAGGATGAGTGGTGCAGTGAGGGTGTTTGAATCCATGAGGTTTAAAGGGTGTGAACCAAATGTCTGGACATACAATGCAATTGTGCAAGGTTTCTGTAATGCTGGGAAAGTGTACAAAGCAATGGCTTTGTTGGACCAGATGAGAGAATGTGGAGTAGAGCCAGATGTTGTGACATACAATTTGTTGATTCGAGGCCAGTGCATTGATGGTCATATAGGAAGCGCTTTCAGATTACTCCGTTTGATGGAAGGAAATGGTTTAGCTGCTGATCAGTACACTTACAATGTGTTGATTGATGCTCTGTGTAAGACTGGGAAAGTTGATGAAGCTTGCTCTCTTTTTGATGGCCTAGAATATAGAGGCATAAGACCTAATTCTGTGACATTCAATACGGTGATAAATGGGTTATGCAAGGCTGGTAAATTCGATGTTGCGTgcacatttttggaaaatatgaTTTCAGCTGGTTATGCACCAGATACCTATACATATAGCCCATTCATTGAAAATCTATGCAAGACGAAGGGATCACAAGAAGGATTATTCTTTATAGATGAGATGCTACAAAAAGATGTCAAGCCTTCAACGGTGAATTATACAATTGTAATCAACAGACTTTTCAACGAGAGGAACTATGGGTTAGCCACAAGGATTTGGGGGCAAATGGTGTCACAGGGGTGTAGTCCTGATGTTGTCACTTATACTACTTCTGTGCGGGCATACTGCAATGAAGGCAGGCTTGATGAAGCAGAAAATGTTGTGACGGAGATGAAAAAATGTAGGACCATTGTAGATGCAATGGCATATAACACTTTGATTGATGGCCATACAAGTATTGGACAGACAGATCGTGCAGTTACAATCTTGAAGCACATGACGGGTGTTGCTTCTATGCCAAATCATTTTACCTTTTTTATCTTGCTTAGACATCTTTTACAGAGGAGGCTAGCAGAACATGTACCTTTGAAAGCAACTTCTGTGTGGAAGACTATAGAGCTTGCTGATGTCTTTGAATTATTTGAGCTAATGAAGAAGAACAGCGTCCCTTCTAGTGCAAGAACTTATTTGTCCATTCTGGAGGGGTTTTCTGAAGAAAGAAGATTGGATGAGGTGACTTCCTTGGTTTCTCTTATGAAAGAAGAGAATCTACCTCTGAATGAAGATATATACAATGCTCTTGTTAATTGCTTTTGCAAATTAAGGATGTATTCTGATGCTTGGGCATTGCTTTGTTCCATGATTGGACATGGTTTTTTACCAAACTTAATATTTTACCAGTATCTGCTTTCTGGGCTTACTGCTGAGGGACAAGCAGATAGGGCTAAAGAAATTTTCAGAAGTTCGAGATGGAAAGAGTACAATACCGATGAAATTGTATGGAAAGTTATAATTGATGGCTTCATAAGGAAGGGTCATGCAGATATGTGCCATGACATGATATCCATGTTAGAACAGATGAAATGCAAACCAAGTGATGAAACATATGCAATGCTGACAGAGGAATTGCCCACCAGGGAATAG